Proteins from a genomic interval of Fusarium oxysporum Fo47 chromosome I, complete sequence:
- a CDS encoding Eisosome component PIL1-domain-containing protein, producing MHRTYSMRQTRAPTASQLQNPPPPPSSTKSGRLFKSSFGHALRRNAGGAFGPDLAKKLSQLVKMEKNVMRSLETVARERMEVAQQLSIWGEAGDEDVSDVTDKLGVLLYEIGELEDQYVDRYDQYRVTMKSIRNIEASVQPSRDRKQKITDQIAQLKYKEPNSPKIVVLEQELVRAEAESLVAEAQLSNITREKVKAAYTYQFDALREHCEKVAIIAGYGKHLLELIDDTPVTPGETRQAYDGYEASKAIIQDCEDALTNWVTSNAVVSSKLSTRARTLSQRRRNNIRNRGEGHDLSGQDVPLNDGSSWTARDRDLDSDEEEEEEDARGSILDSDGGLNGESRGRTQEAVAA from the exons ATGCATCGCACCTATTCTATGCGCCAGACCCGGGCGCCTACTGCCTCTCAACTCCAG AACCCCCCGCCACCTCCGTCGTCGACAAAATCCGGCCGCCTCTTCAAGAGCAGCTTCG GACATGCCCTTCGCCGCAATGCTGGCGGTGCCTTTGGCCCGGActtggccaagaagctctcccAGCtggtcaagatggagaagaatgTGATGCGAAGCTTAGAGACCGTTGCCCGTGAGCGAATGGAAGTTGCT CAACAACTATCTATTTGGGGCGAGGCTGGTGACGAAGATGTTTCCGACGTTACCGACAAGCTTGGTGTCCTCCTTTACGAGATTGGCGAGCTCGAGGACCAATATGTCGACCGTTACGACCAGTATAGAGTTACTATGAAGAGCATCCGCAACATTGAAGCTTCGGTTCAGCCTAGTCGTGACC GCAAGCAGAAGATTACTGATCAGATCGCCCAACTCAAGTACAAGGAGCCCAACTCTCCCAAGATTGTCGTCCTCGAGCAGGAACTTGTTCGAGCTGAAGCCGAGTctcttgttgctgaggctCAGCTTTCCAACATCACTCGAGAGAAGGTGAAGGCTGCCTATACCTACCAATTCGATGCTCTCCGTGAGCATTGTGAGAAGGTTGCCATTATCGCTGGCTATGGAAAGCACCTCCTCGAGCTTATCGATGACACCCCGGTCACTCCCGGCGAGACCCGCCAGGCCTACGACGGATATGAGGCTAGCAAGGCCATTATCCAAGACTGCGAAGACGCCCTGACGAACTGGGTTACTTCCAACGCTGTCGTTTCTTCCAAACTCTCTACCCGCGCCCGTACTCTGTCTCAGCGACGTCGTAACAACATCCGCAACCGAGGTGAGGGTCACGATCTCTCCGGTCAAGATGTGCCCTTGAACGATGGCAGCTCCTGGACTGCTCGGGACCGTGATCTCGacagcgacgaggaagaggaagaggaggatgccCGAGGCTCCATTCTGGACAGCGATGGTGGTCTGAACGGCGAGTCTCGTGGACGCACACAGGAAGCTGTTGCCGCATAG
- a CDS encoding B-cell receptor-associated protein 31-like-domain-containing protein, giving the protein MTLYYTLVFMLLVFEMALFMLLIVPMPFNVKRKIFTFISENPVVAKIQYWMKITFVFILILFIDSVNRVYRVQLELAAASEQSKQGGGAAVMGHERLEVQARKFYSQRNMYLCGFTLFLSLILNRTYVMILEVMRLEDKVRAYEGTKSDTKEAEKLAVAGKPGELARLRKELEQKDQDLKTLKKQSEQLHKSYDELSDKYAATQQTGESRKGI; this is encoded by the exons ATGACGCTCTACTATACTCTC GTCTTCATGCTTCTCGTCTTCGAGATGGCGCTTTTCATGCTCCTGATCGTCCCCATGCCCTTCAACGTTAAGCGCAAGATCTTCAC CTTCATCTCCGAGAACCCTGTTGTCGCGAAGATTCAATACTGGATGAAGATCACTTTTGTCTTTATCCTAATTCTCTTTATCGACAGTGTCAACCGTGTCTACCGCGTCCAGCTCGAGCTCGCCGCCGCCTCCGAACAGTCCAAGCAGGGAGGAGG TGCCGCCGTCATGGGTCACGAACGCCTCGAAGTCCAAGCCCGCAAGTTCTACTCCCAACGCAACATGTACCTTTGCGGCTTCACCCTCTTCCTTTCGCTCATCCTTAACCGCACCTACGTTATGATCCTCGAGGTGATGCGCCTGGAGGACAAGGTCCGCGCTTACGAGGGTACTAAGAGCGATACCaaggaggctgagaagcttgccgTTGCCGGTAAGCCCGGTGAGCTTGCCCGTCTCCGAAAGGAGCTTGAGCAGAAGGATCAGGACCTCAAGAccctgaagaagcagagcgAACAGCTCCACAAGAGCTACGATGAGCTTAGCGACAAGTACGCTGCTACCCAACAAACTGGCGAGTCCAGAAAGGGCATCTAA
- a CDS encoding uncharacterized protein (of unknown function-domain containing protein) — MAPKGHRHGPSSSMFAQITEPIPLPTRFARIKRDLIEGKESQIKSSWIRLLVKLNTEIDIIAKAGSDIYPSIDFNDLKESSVADDFSSRLKDRGVAVVRNVIPHDLATKWKADTDAHLGDLQAQRLPTHDPHLYGVYWSPGQIKSRAHPNILYTQRFLMNLWHSSDPEALVSPNFPISYADRMRVRRPEDETCSLSVYVDGGSVERWEPDGYGSAATYQRIWDGRWEDWDPWESSTRLKVTSDLYNGDGSCSVFRMLQGWVALSEVPFGHGTLLLCPMIRLTTAYLLLRPFFVPKESSPASPDFLTPGNWILEEPPSSVIQGALPSYPQELNDALHPHLQLHRSMIPIPKLDPGDYLVWHCDTVYALDRLRRPDIPPTTIIYLPACPLTQTNALYLAHQRKGFLHGEAGPDFTGAPTGDVTVGGEQAVREVGEAGGVDGMRAMGLLPWDEDEAQDDLEYAVLEMANGVLFPEKYDGTY, encoded by the coding sequence ATGGCTCCAAAAGGCCACCGGCATGGCCCGTCAAGTAGTATGTTTGCTCAGATTACTGAGCCCATACCTCTTCCTACTCGCTTTGCCCGAATCAAGAGAGATTTGATTGAGGGTAAAGAATCTCAAATCAAGAGTTCCTGGATAAGACTGCTTGTCAAGTTAAACACTGAAATCGATATCATCGCCAAAGCCGGTTCGGATATCTACCCATCTATTGATTTTAACGATCTCAAAGAGTCTTCAGTTGCAGACGACTTTTCTTCAAGACTAAAGGATCGAGGCGTCGCTGTTGTTCGGAATGTAATTCCTCATGATCTGGCTACGAAATGGAAGGCAGATACCGACGCTCACTTGGGAGACCTTCAGGCTCAACGATTGCCCACCCATGATCCGCATCTTTACGGAGTTTACTGGTCTCCTGGGCAGATCAAATCTCGAGCCCATCCGAACATTCTCTATACTCAACGTTTCCTAATGAATTTATGGCACTCGTCTGACCCAGAAGCGCTTGTGAGCCCCAATTTTCCCATCAGCTATGCCGACCGCATGAGGGTCAGGAGACCTGAGGATGAGACATGTTCCCTCAGCGTATATGTTGACGGAGGAAGCGTGGAGCGTTGGGAGCCGGATGGCTATGGTTCAGCAGCGACTTATCAACGCATTTGGGATGGTCGTTGGGAGGATTGGGATCCGTGGGAAAGCAGCACTCGACTAAAAGTGACAAGCGATTTATACAATGGTGACGGCTCATGCAGCGTCTTCCGCATGCTTCAGGGCTGGGTCGCTTTGAGTGAGGTTCCTTTTGGCCATGGCACCCTTCTCTTGTGTCCCATGATTCGACTCACAACTGCATATCTTCTTCTGCGCCCCTTTTTCGTGCCTAAAGAATCCTCACCGGCAAGCCCAGACTTTCTTACGCCAGGGAACTGGATCCTTGAAGAGCCACCTTCGTCTGTGATCCAAGGTGCATTGCCGTCTTACCCACAGGAGCTCAATGATGCATTACATCCTCATCTACAGCTTCATCGGAGCATGATCCCCATACCAAAACTTGATCCTGGTGATTACCTTGTCTGGCACTGCGATACCGTCTACGCCCTTGACCGTCTCCGTCGCCCAGACATCCCTCCTACAACAATTATATATCTTCCAGCCTGTCCATTAACTCAGACAAATGCCCTATATCTTGCCCATCAGCGCAAGGGTTTTCTACATGGGGAAGCCGGCCCTGACTTTACCGGAGCCCCTACAGGCGATGTCACTGTAGGGGGAGAGCAGGCCGTTCGAGAGGTTGGTGAGGCAGGCGGCGTAGACGGCATGCGTGCAATGGGGCTATTGCCGTGGGATGAGGACGAAGCTCAAGATGACCTTGAGTATGCAGTATTGGAAATGGCAAATGGTGTATTATTTCCAGAAAAGTATGATGGAACCTACTGA
- a CDS encoding At2g23090 like protein: MGNGAKAQQKRERNAKDKNTAKSQLKVNEKACDIQCQICKSTFLKTTKAPALKEHAENKHSKTIADCFPNVQVA, translated from the exons ATGGGTAAC GGTGCCAAGGCTCAACAGAAGCGCGAGCGCAATGCTAAGGACAAGAACACTGCCAAGTCGCAGCTCAAAGTG AACGAGAAGGCTTGTGATATTCAGTGCCAGATCTGCAAATCTACCTTCCTCAAGACCACAAAGGCCCCTGC TCTGAAAGAGCATGCCGAGAACAAGCACAGCAAGACCATTGCCGACTGCTTCCCCAACGTCCAAGTCGCATAG